A genomic segment from Methanolobus zinderi encodes:
- a CDS encoding DUF2111 domain-containing protein — MECNNENDGIYCLKICADSTAEDLEPIAVAIHTLLGIPITIRSMNSRGIRMERGIIVDREYTGPVLEEVIRTNTVVRTVPSEGVYRGKSVIVAPIRTLAGEAIGAIGVVDLVAALDILSMFREYPGIVDEVEEARKRME; from the coding sequence ATGGAATGCAACAATGAAAATGATGGCATTTATTGTTTGAAGATATGTGCAGATTCCACTGCTGAAGATCTGGAACCCATTGCAGTAGCCATACACACCCTGCTGGGTATTCCCATAACTATCCGTAGTATGAATTCCAGGGGTATACGGATGGAAAGAGGTATTATCGTTGACAGGGAATATACGGGTCCGGTACTCGAAGAGGTGATCAGGACCAATACAGTGGTCAGGACGGTTCCTTCTGAAGGGGTGTACAGGGGAAAATCCGTAATAGTGGCACCGATAAGAACTCTTGCAGGTGAAGCTATCGGGGCTATCGGTGTTGTAGATCTTGTCGCAGCTCTGGATATACTTTCCATGTTCCGGGAATATCCCGGTATTGTCGATGAAGTTGAAGAAGCCAGAAAAAGAATGGAATGA
- the larB gene encoding nickel pincer cofactor biosynthesis protein LarB, with translation MELKNILNKIKNNEMDLEAAEEQIRCMGYVPVSDIAKVDIFRKHRTGIMEAILAEGKDPDDIVEIAKAQVSATGRVLITRLGKDHRAALEAGFDPEELEWSLHRTLAVVHDGTPAPRTGGVVAIITAGTADIDVAEEARMVANEMGCETIAIYDVGVAGFHRLVGEMLKLQEKKPDSIVVAAGREGTLPTVVSGLVDVPVIGLPVSTGYGAGARGEAALLSMLQSCSVLSVVNIDAGFVAGSFAARIANTVAKARNGDVDRE, from the coding sequence ATGGAACTTAAGAACATACTCAATAAGATAAAGAATAACGAGATGGACCTTGAAGCTGCGGAAGAGCAGATCAGGTGCATGGGTTATGTCCCGGTTTCGGATATTGCCAAGGTGGACATATTCCGCAAGCACAGGACAGGTATCATGGAAGCTATACTTGCGGAAGGAAAGGACCCTGATGATATCGTGGAGATAGCAAAGGCCCAGGTCTCAGCAACAGGTCGTGTCCTGATTACCCGCCTTGGAAAAGATCACAGAGCAGCGCTGGAGGCTGGCTTCGATCCTGAGGAACTTGAATGGAGCCTTCACAGAACATTGGCCGTGGTCCATGACGGCACCCCGGCTCCAAGAACCGGTGGTGTTGTTGCTATTATCACAGCCGGGACCGCTGATATTGATGTTGCGGAGGAGGCGCGAATGGTGGCAAATGAAATGGGATGCGAGACAATTGCCATCTACGATGTGGGTGTTGCGGGTTTTCACAGGCTTGTGGGTGAGATGCTAAAACTCCAGGAGAAAAAGCCTGATTCGATCGTTGTTGCAGCCGGAAGGGAAGGTACTCTTCCCACAGTGGTATCAGGCCTTGTGGATGTGCCTGTCATCGGTCTTCCCGTATCGACAGGTTATGGTGCGGGAGCCAGGGGTGAGGCTGCGTTGCTTTCCATGTTACAATCATGTTCAGTTCTCTCGGTTGTGAACATTGACGCGGGCTTCGTGGCTGGCTCTTTTGCAGCCAGGATCGCAAATACAGTTGCAAAGGCCAGAAATGGGGATGTAGATAGGGAATGA
- the larC gene encoding nickel pincer cofactor biosynthesis protein LarC has protein sequence MRSLIFEPFSGAAGDMILASLIDLGADSQKLRELIESAVDVSVSVDRVDKKGIDAVNVRIDVPYETHSRHYSEIVDVVKGVGLPAAVEQSVLGVFKILAEAESKVHGLPLDKLHFHEVGQKDALADVIGSCFAIHELGVDAVFTTPVNVGGGKVHSAHGAMAVPAPATLEILRQSGLIFYGQGSMEMLTPTGAAILAYFAKPLEDLPRGIVRSTGYGAGDADTEDPNVLRSMMMDVQDTLSKDTIEVLETNVDDVTGEILGSLFEKLLSVGARDVTIIPATMKKGRSGHIIKVITKPENSDRVARELMKETGTLGIRVISTKHRYVADRRMDSVDIMLGSREFTVAVKIAQDRSGEILHMSAEYEDCRRVAEQMKLPLKEVIRRVEEEAWNKFL, from the coding sequence ATGAGGTCTCTAATATTCGAACCGTTCTCAGGTGCCGCCGGGGATATGATACTTGCCAGCCTGATAGATCTTGGAGCTGACAGTCAGAAGCTGCGTGAGTTGATAGAATCCGCTGTTGATGTATCGGTGTCTGTTGACAGGGTCGACAAAAAGGGTATTGATGCTGTAAATGTGAGGATAGATGTACCCTATGAGACCCATTCCAGACATTATTCCGAAATAGTTGATGTAGTCAAAGGAGTCGGACTGCCTGCTGCTGTGGAGCAGAGTGTACTGGGTGTTTTTAAGATACTGGCAGAAGCGGAATCAAAGGTTCACGGCCTGCCACTTGACAAATTGCATTTCCATGAGGTCGGACAGAAGGATGCGCTTGCGGATGTTATCGGTTCCTGTTTTGCCATCCATGAACTTGGAGTAGATGCGGTATTTACAACCCCTGTCAATGTGGGAGGTGGGAAGGTTCACTCGGCACATGGTGCAATGGCGGTTCCGGCACCTGCAACCCTTGAGATACTCAGACAGAGTGGTCTGATATTCTACGGACAGGGAAGCATGGAGATGCTGACCCCAACCGGTGCAGCCATACTTGCCTATTTTGCAAAACCCCTGGAGGACCTGCCGCGCGGGATAGTGAGATCGACCGGCTATGGTGCGGGAGATGCGGATACCGAAGATCCTAACGTACTACGCTCAATGATGATGGACGTGCAGGATACGCTTTCAAAGGACACGATTGAGGTGCTTGAGACCAACGTGGATGATGTGACCGGTGAGATCCTCGGGAGCCTTTTTGAGAAACTCCTGTCAGTTGGTGCAAGGGATGTAACGATCATACCCGCGACCATGAAAAAAGGAAGGTCCGGTCATATAATCAAGGTGATCACAAAGCCTGAGAATAGTGACCGTGTGGCCAGAGAGCTCATGAAGGAGACGGGCACGCTCGGTATACGGGTGATCTCCACCAAACACCGCTATGTTGCAGATCGCAGGATGGACAGTGTGGATATTATGCTCGGTTCCAGGGAATTTACCGTCGCGGTCAAGATCGCACAGGACAGAAGCGGTGAGATCCTGCACATGTCTGCAGAGTACGAGGACTGCCGCAGGGTTGCGGAACAGATGAAATTACCGCTGAAGGAAGTTATCAGAAGGGTTGAGGAGGAAGCATGGAACAAGTTCCTCTGA
- a CDS encoding RIO1 family regulatory kinase/ATPase → MIGDVIKVFKELDSKDLRILQGIEVGMKHYEWVPMDELLKITKIPFSTLEYKLRLLKKKNLVVMTNAPYEGYQIYFDAYDTLAVNTFVKRGTISAIGDEIGVGKESVVVEAIKEPELGLGELQGVIIKFHREGRTSFKSVKRVRSHLENKEHFSWIYAARLAAKREADIMNRLYPDVSVPRLIDNNRHALVMEIAEGDLLYRTKLEDPGWFFDRIMDQLKKTYEKGIIHSDISAYNVFVYDGGVQIIDWPQYVETNHPHADELLERDVRNLLEYFKRKYDLDRDIPAILDEIKASEES, encoded by the coding sequence ATGATAGGCGACGTCATAAAAGTTTTCAAAGAACTTGACAGCAAGGACCTTCGCATACTACAGGGTATCGAAGTGGGTATGAAGCACTATGAGTGGGTGCCCATGGATGAGTTGCTCAAGATCACAAAAATACCATTCTCCACTCTGGAATATAAGTTGAGGCTGCTGAAAAAGAAAAATCTTGTAGTGATGACAAATGCACCTTATGAAGGCTACCAGATATATTTCGATGCATATGATACGCTTGCTGTGAACACATTTGTTAAAAGGGGTACAATAAGTGCCATTGGTGATGAGATCGGTGTCGGTAAGGAATCCGTGGTTGTTGAGGCCATAAAGGAGCCGGAACTTGGTCTGGGAGAGCTGCAGGGTGTCATCATAAAATTTCACAGGGAGGGGCGGACCAGCTTCAAGAGCGTCAAACGTGTGCGTTCCCATCTCGAGAACAAGGAACACTTTTCATGGATATACGCAGCCAGGCTTGCCGCAAAAAGGGAAGCCGATATCATGAACAGGCTCTATCCTGATGTGTCCGTTCCAAGACTTATTGATAATAACAGACATGCTCTTGTCATGGAAATTGCAGAAGGTGACCTGCTCTACAGAACAAAGCTTGAGGATCCGGGCTGGTTCTTTGACCGTATAATGGATCAATTGAAGAAAACATATGAGAAAGGTATTATTCACTCGGATATCAGCGCGTATAATGTATTTGTATATGACGGAGGCGTGCAGATCATTGACTGGCCACAATATGTTGAGACGAACCATCCGCATGCCGACGAGCTGCTTGAGAGGGATGTCCGCAATCTTCTGGAGTATTTCAAACGCAAGTACGACCTGGACAGGGATATTCCGGCAATACTTGACGAAATAAAGGCATCTGAAGAGTCATAA
- a CDS encoding DUF460 domain-containing protein, translated as MQNGVIYGIDIAKGSSRAQEAPRYAVAVLEKGEVVHHTMLRRHKILRMIQRDRPVYIAVDNIYELAADKRNLIRFLEKLPQNTKLVQVTGGIHQRPLTRLAREHNFTFNQFNPNEEAEACAVLASLGVGCEVSLFEDLTKIKVSRARSLGRGGWSQNRYRRKVHGAVRQKSREIEDILRKFSRETGFEYTSKITEGFGGYVRAEYTVRARRDRVPVKPSSTADVQVTVKSVERDKIKYLPLKKKGRKYTIVGIDPGTTVGMAILSLEGELLFLQSIRGISHDEVVKLIADYGKPAVVATDVFPTPAAVEKIRRSFNAVIGTPGGEIRAEEKIALARPFGYSNDHERDALAAALTTYKNYKNVFSRVEKKTPAHLDIDKVKFHVIHGASIEDAIEKITPSPVVRKESKPEPESEEETALNDLVRKLRDEVNQKNSQIKQLKDYVAELKYESNQKERTIENLEMRIRKIRSESYQKVRKDKEIVIRDREIERLKRDIKKVRKSLKRQRKRAKRIKQIHKKEIRGEGLSVKIIASFAKEAIQHTKDTYGIREGDLVYLEDPSGGGPVTASILADSGVRAVLISEEMPHAALEYFYDSDIPVIRGLKLQRVDDLATIDPEALDKAIFEWEEKARERRKEKDHEQFQSILDEYRSERRRGLV; from the coding sequence ATGCAAAATGGGGTTATTTACGGGATCGATATTGCAAAGGGTTCCTCAAGGGCCCAGGAAGCACCAAGATACGCCGTAGCTGTTCTGGAGAAAGGTGAGGTCGTCCATCACACGATGCTTCGCCGACATAAGATTCTCCGCATGATCCAGAGAGACCGTCCTGTATATATTGCTGTGGACAATATCTACGAACTTGCGGCTGATAAGCGGAACCTTATCCGTTTTCTGGAAAAACTGCCGCAAAACACCAAACTCGTCCAGGTTACAGGTGGCATTCACCAGCGACCCCTGACCCGGCTTGCCAGGGAACACAATTTTACATTCAATCAGTTCAATCCCAATGAGGAAGCAGAAGCATGTGCAGTACTTGCAAGTCTCGGCGTTGGCTGTGAGGTCTCGCTCTTTGAGGACCTTACTAAGATCAAGGTCAGCAGGGCACGTTCCCTTGGCAGAGGCGGCTGGAGCCAGAACCGCTACCGTAGGAAGGTTCATGGTGCTGTGAGGCAAAAAAGCCGGGAGATAGAGGACATACTGCGTAAGTTCTCCCGGGAAACGGGTTTTGAGTATACGTCCAAGATTACCGAAGGTTTCGGGGGGTATGTAAGAGCAGAATACACTGTCAGAGCAAGGCGGGACAGGGTACCTGTGAAACCTTCATCTACGGCTGATGTACAGGTGACGGTAAAAAGTGTGGAAAGGGACAAGATAAAGTATCTGCCACTGAAAAAGAAAGGCAGAAAGTATACCATAGTGGGTATAGATCCCGGTACAACCGTTGGTATGGCAATACTTTCCCTTGAAGGTGAATTACTTTTCCTGCAGAGCATACGGGGCATATCGCATGATGAAGTTGTCAAGCTGATAGCGGATTATGGTAAACCTGCAGTTGTAGCCACTGATGTTTTCCCGACTCCTGCTGCTGTTGAGAAGATACGGCGCAGCTTCAATGCTGTCATAGGCACTCCGGGCGGGGAGATTCGGGCGGAAGAAAAAATAGCCCTGGCCCGTCCGTTTGGTTATTCCAACGATCATGAGCGAGATGCACTTGCAGCCGCGCTGACCACTTATAAGAATTACAAAAATGTATTCTCCAGGGTGGAGAAGAAGACTCCTGCTCATCTTGATATTGACAAGGTGAAATTCCATGTTATCCATGGTGCCTCCATCGAGGATGCCATTGAGAAAATAACGCCCTCACCGGTGGTCAGGAAAGAGTCAAAACCCGAGCCTGAATCCGAAGAAGAGACGGCTCTGAACGATCTTGTCCGCAAGCTCAGGGATGAGGTAAACCAGAAGAACTCCCAGATAAAACAGCTCAAGGACTATGTGGCGGAACTCAAGTACGAATCAAACCAGAAAGAGCGCACCATAGAAAATCTTGAGATGCGGATCAGGAAGATAAGAAGTGAAAGTTACCAGAAGGTCCGCAAGGACAAGGAAATAGTTATCAGGGACAGGGAGATAGAGCGGCTTAAGAGGGATATTAAGAAGGTTCGCAAATCCCTCAAAAGACAACGCAAACGGGCCAAACGTATCAAGCAGATTCATAAAAAGGAGATCAGGGGTGAGGGTCTGTCTGTGAAGATAATCGCTTCCTTTGCAAAGGAGGCAATACAGCATACAAAGGACACCTATGGTATCAGGGAAGGTGATCTTGTATATCTTGAAGATCCGAGTGGAGGTGGCCCGGTCACAGCCTCCATACTTGCGGATTCGGGTGTCAGGGCGGTACTCATCTCGGAAGAAATGCCTCATGCAGCCCTTGAGTATTTCTATGATTCCGATATCCCTGTGATCAGGGGTCTGAAACTGCAGAGGGTGGATGACCTTGCCACCATCGATCCGGAAGCACTTGATAAGGCGATATTTGAATGGGAAGAGAAGGCCAGGGAGCGTCGCAAGGAAAAGGATCATGAACAATTCCAGTCAATTCTGGATGAATACAGAAGTGAACGCAGAAGAGGTCTCGTATGA
- a CDS encoding molybdenum cofactor guanylyltransferase, producing the protein MNTEVNAEEVSYDFISTFQRDLPVTRSSILLAGGLGTRLNGYEKALLPLEEGTFIENTLQVLESVSDEVVVSFRDEEQLDLFREYVCGKETVIDKLRNIGPLGGMLEGFKKASGEYVFVVACDMPYLNGELINLLFERLEGHDAVLPVNSSGQKEPLHAVYRRKPMLSETKRCVGEGLRSVMAPVSALDDVLFLESEEISKIDKDLLSFTNINTARDMDMLGKDKPR; encoded by the coding sequence ATGAATACAGAAGTGAACGCAGAAGAGGTCTCGTATGATTTCATATCTACTTTTCAGAGGGATTTGCCTGTGACAAGATCCTCAATTCTGCTGGCCGGTGGCCTTGGAACAAGGTTGAACGGATATGAGAAGGCATTGTTACCCCTGGAAGAAGGAACTTTTATAGAAAATACTCTGCAGGTGCTGGAATCTGTTAGTGACGAAGTTGTAGTATCATTCAGGGATGAAGAACAGCTCGACCTGTTTCGGGAGTATGTCTGTGGAAAAGAAACAGTGATAGATAAGCTCAGAAACATCGGTCCTCTCGGGGGTATGCTTGAAGGATTCAAAAAAGCATCAGGTGAATATGTTTTTGTTGTGGCGTGCGATATGCCCTATCTTAACGGGGAGCTTATCAACCTGCTTTTCGAAAGATTGGAAGGTCATGATGCAGTACTTCCGGTAAACAGCTCCGGGCAGAAAGAACCACTTCATGCGGTGTACAGGAGAAAGCCCATGCTCTCTGAGACGAAGAGGTGTGTGGGTGAGGGTCTAAGGTCGGTGATGGCTCCTGTTTCCGCACTTGATGATGTACTGTTTCTGGAAAGTGAGGAAATATCTAAGATAGATAAAGACCTTCTTTCATTTACCAATATAAACACAGCCCGGGATATGGATATGCTCGGAAAGGACAAACCCAGGTGA